Proteins encoded by one window of Rhodamnia argentea isolate NSW1041297 chromosome 6, ASM2092103v1, whole genome shotgun sequence:
- the LOC115751233 gene encoding probable pectinesterase/pectinesterase inhibitor 21, with translation MSSEGKKKKVAIAAVSSLILVVAAVAVIAGVSKSSGGAEAPQGETKQVSASMKAIQAMCQPTDYKEACVQSLETAGPNVTDPKELIKAGFNVAMKKISEAAEKSVTLKKLANDPRTSQALQNCKELMEYAIDDLQSSFDKLGEFDVSKLDEFLADLKTWLGAAITYQETCLDGFENATGDAGETMRKTLNATAMLTSNGLAMVSEFSTVLANLNLNFLNGNRRLLQEADVEVLGHGEFPLWMDPVKRRLLQAKVGSGLKPDLVVAKDGSGKYKTITEALKDIPLKSNNTFVLYIKEGIYREQVTFDKKMTHLVLVGDGPTKTRIVYNSNYVDGVNTFKTATVAVLGEHFFAKDIGFENDAGAIKHQAVALRVQSDFSVFYNCHMDGYQDTLYTHANRQFYRDCTISGTIDFIFGDAAVVFQNCKMLVRKPLDNQQCIVTAQGRKERRQASAIILQNCTITGDASYLPVKAKFRSFLGRPWKQYSRTIIMQSYIDDIIQPEGWLPWMGDFGLRTSFYTEFGNRGPGSSTARRVTWKGIKTITPQHATDFTAGKFLRGGTWIPKYGIPFTAGMVAV, from the exons ATGTCTTccgaggggaaaaagaagaaggtcgCCATCGCGGCTGTCAGCTCGTTGATCCTGGTGGTCGCCGCCGTCGCGGTGATCGCTGGCGTCAGCAAGAGCTCGGGCGGGGCCGAGGCCCCCCAGGGCGAGACCAAGCAGGTCTCCGCCTCCATGAAGGCCATCCAGGCCATGTGCCAGCCGACCGACTACAAGGAGGCGTGCGTCCAGAGCCTTGAGACCGCCGGGCCGAATGTGACTGACCCTAAGGAGCTCATCAAGGCCGGGTTCAATGTCGCCATGAAGAAGATCTCCGAGGCGGCCGAGAAGTCGGTCACCTTGAAGAAGCTCGCCAACGACCCTAGGACCTCGCAGGCCCTCCAGAACTGCAAGGAGCTGATGGAGTACGCCATCGACGACCTCCAAAGCTCCTTCGACAAGCTTGGAGAGTTCGACGTGAGCAAGCTCGACGAGTTCTTGGCGGACTTGAAGACCTGGCTCGGCGCGGCCATCACCTACCAAGAGACTTGCTTGGACGGGTTCGAGAATGCCACCGGCGACGCCGGTGAGACGATGAGGAAGACCTTGAACGCCACAGCCATGTTGACCAGCAACGGGCTCGCCATGGTGTCCGAGTTCTCCACCGTCCTCGCAAACTTGAACCTCAACTTCCTGAACGGCAACCGTCGGCTCCTCCAGGAGGCCGACGTCGAGGTCCTCGGGCACGGCGAGTTCCCCTTGTGGATGGACCCCGTCAAGCGTAGGCTTCTCCAGGCCaaggtcgggtcgggtctcaAGCCGGACCTCGTTGTGGCCAAGGACGGAAGCGGCAAGTACAAGACCATCACCGAGGCATTGAAGGACATCCCGTTGAAGAGCAACAACACATTCGTGCTGTACATCAAGGAGGGAATTTACAGGGAGCAGGTGACTTTCGACAAGAAGATGACTCATTTGGTGCTCGTCGGAGACGGACCGACCAAGACCAGGATCGTCTATAACAGCAACTACGTTGATGGTGTCAACACCTTCAAAACCGCCACCGTCG CTGTTCTCGGCGAACACTTCTTCGCCAAGGACATCGGGTTCGAGAACGATGCCGGCGCGATCAAGCACCAGGCTGTGGCTCTCAGGGTCCAATCCGACTTCTCCGTCTTCTACAACTGCCACATGGACGGATACCAGGACACCCTCTATACCCACGCCAACCGCCAGTTCTACCGTGACTGCACCATCTCCGGCACCATCGACTTCATCTTCGGTGACGCCGCAGTCGTCTTCCAGAACTGCAAGATGCTCGTCCGCAAGCCGTTGGATAACCAGCAGTGCATCGTGACCGCCCAAGGCAGGAAGGAGAGGCGCCAGGCCTCAGCCATCATCCTCCAGAACTGCACCATCACCGGCGACGCCTCTTACCTTCCCGTCAAGGCCAAATTCAG GTCATTCCTCGGCCGCCCGTGGAAGCAGTACTCTAGGACCATCATCATGCAGTCCTACATCGACGACATCATCCAGCCCGAGGGTTGGCTTCCTTGGATGGGGGACTTCGGCCTCAGGACCAGCTTCTACACCGAGTTCGGCAACCGCGGACCCGGATCTAGCACGGCCAGGCGCGTGACATGGAAGGGCATCAAGACCATCACCCCGCAGCACGCCACCGACTTCACCGCCGGAAAATTCCTGCGCGGCGGCACCTGGATCCCGAAGTACGGCATCCCGTTCACCGCCGGAATGGTGGCCGTCTAA
- the LOC115751218 gene encoding putative pectinesterase/pectinesterase inhibitor 22, with translation MALVNSLLILILLPPLGVLSQAASSKEQTLHIQALLPQVCKDVEDQSSCLLNVQAELDNAGPPNSISVLSAALQATLHEARAAIESITKFTALSVSYREQVAIEDCKELLDFSISEIAWSVGVMKNIQAGSENSHSGGNLKAWLSAALSNQDTCLEGFEGTDGRLENFIRGSLKQVTQLIGNVLTMYSQLHTLPFPTPRTNSSDGNPEFPAWMTEGDQELLKASPVGMHVDAVVASDGSGHYRTITDAVIEAPSYSNRRYIIYIKKGVYSENVDLKKKKTNIMFVGDGIGATIVTGNRDFMQGWTTFRTATVAVSGKGFIARDMTFRNTAGPQNHQAVALRVDSDQSAFYRCSMEGYQDTLYAHSLRQFYRECDVYGTIDFIFGNGAAVLQNCRIFTRVPLPLQKVTITAQGRKSPDQSTGFSIQDSYVLATQPTYLGRPWKQFSRTVFLNTYMSSQVQPRGWLEWYGDFALGTLWYGEYRNYGPGASLSGRVTWPGYHIIRDAATAGFFTVRRFIDGTAWLPATGVRFSAGLSN, from the exons ATGGCCTTAGTGAACTCCCTCCTCATCCTCATTCTCTTACCACCCCTTGGTGTTCTGTCCCAAGCAGCCTCCTCTAAAGAACAGACACTTCACATTCAAGCCTTGCTTCCCCAAGTCTGCAAGGACGTCGAAGACCAAAGCTCATGCCTCCTAAACGTGCAGGCCGAGCTCGATAACGCAGGGCCTCCCAATTCCATTTCAGTCCTTAGCGCCGCGCTTCAAGCCACTCTCCACGAAGCGAGAGCGGCCATTGAGTCGATCACGAAGTTCACAGCCCTGTCTGTGAGCTACCGTGAACAAGTCGCGATTGAGGACTGTAAGGAACTGCTAGATTTCTCCATCTCGGAGATCGCTTGGTCTGTGGGAgtgatgaaaaatattcaagCTGGCTCGGAGAACAGCCACTCTGGCGGGAACCTGAAAGCGTGGCTCAGCGCCGCGCTGAGCAACCAAGACACGTGCCTCGAGGGCTTCGAGGGCACGGACGGGCGCCTGGAGAATTTCATCAGGGGGAGCTTGAAGCAAGTCACACAGCTCATCGGGAATGTGTTGACTATGTATTCTCAATTGCACACTTTACCGTTCCCGACGCCTCGTACCAACTCCAGTGACGGGAACCCGGAGTTTCCGGCATGGATGACGGAAGGCGATCAGGAGCTGCTCAAGGCAAGTCCGGTTGGCATGCATGTAGATGCCGTCGTCGCGTCGGATGGGAGCGGACATTACCGCACCATCACGGACGCAGTCATCGAAGCTCCAAGCTATAGCAACAGGAGGTACATCATATATATCAAGAAGGGTGTTTATAGCGAGAACGTtgacttgaagaagaagaaaacgaacATCATGTTTGTCGGAGATGGCATCGGAGCCACCATCGTCACCGGTAATCGAGATTTTATGCAGGGATGGACGACCTTTAGGACTGCTACTGTTG CGGTGTCCGGCAAGGGGTTCATAGCCAGGGACATGACCTTCCGCAACACGGCGGGGCCGCAGAACCACCAGGCGGTGGCGCTCCGTGTCGACTCGGATCAGTCCGCGTTCTACCGATGCAGCATGGAGGGCTACCAGGACACGCTCTATGCCCACTCCCTACGCCAGTTCTACCGTGAGTGCGACGTCTACGGCACCATCGACTTCATCTTCGGGAACGGCGCGGCGGTCCTCCAGAACTGCAGGATATTTACCAGAGTGCCCCTGCCCCTCCAAAAGGTGACCATCACGGCACAGGGAAGGAAAAGCCCCGACCAGAGCACCGGGTTCTCAATCCAAGACTCTTACGTTTTGGCCACCCAGCCCACTTACCTCGGCAGGCCATGGAAGCAGTTCTCCAGGACCGTCTTCCTCAACACGTACATGAGCAGTCAGGTCCAGCCGAGAGGCTGGCTCGAGTGGTACGGCGACTTTGCTCTCGGCACGTTGTGGTACGGCGAGTACCGGAACTACGGGCCCGGCGCCTCGCTCTCTGGCCGCGTCACGTGGCCCGGCTACCACATCATCCGCGACGCCGCGACGGCCGGCTTCTTCACGGTCCGACGGTTCATCGACGGGACCGCGTGGCTGCCGGCCACCGGGGTCAGGTTCAGTGCCGGATTGAGCAATTGA
- the LOC115751219 gene encoding F-box protein PP2-B15-like: MDSLPELCVSAILALTSPEDARRLAPVSSTFRSAAQSDVVWDGFLPPDCDVLLARLVRPLKFGSKRELFLSLCQPQLIDSGRKSFKLERSSGKTSHVLSARELSIAWGDEPMYWSWKFVPDSRFREVAELRATDWLEIEGRMSTAMLSPNTLYEAHLIMKISHRAYGLDAMPCQASIQLKNQVVSTSAAILQRNHQASRDKQRPGTEGAEKVPMEREDGWMEVELGEFFNGGVGVDPHEVVKMSFKEVKGYQLKGGLVIEGIEVRPKRIV; the protein is encoded by the exons ATGGACTCATTGCCCGAACTCTGCGTCTCTGCGATTCTCGCCCTCACCTCCCCTGAAGACGCACGCCGGCTCGCTCCGGTCTCGTCCACTTTCCGATCAGCCGCCCAGTCCGACGTCGTCTGGGACGGCTTCTTGCCGCCGGACTGCGACGTCCTGCTCGCGAGGTTGGTGAGGCCCCTCAAGTTCGGTTCCAAGAGGGAGCTCTTCCTCAGCTTGTGCCAACCTCAGCTCATTGATTCTGGAAGAAAG AGCTTCAAGTTGGAGAGATCGTCTGGGAAGACATCGCATGTTCTGTCTGCAAGGGAGCTTTCCATAGCATGGGGCGATGAACCCATGTATTGGTCCTGGAAGTTCGTGCCCGATTCGAG ATTTCGAGAAGTGGCGGAGCTCCGAGCAACAGATTGGCTGGAGATTGAAGGCCGGATGTCGACAGCGATGCTATCCCCAAACACTCTCTACGAAGCCCATCTCATCATGAAAATCTCTCACCGCGCATATGGGCTGGATGCGATGCCATGTCAAGCATCAATTCAGTTGAAAAACCAGGTGGTGTCCACAAGCGCGGCAATTCTTCAGCGAAACCATCAAGCAAGCAGAGACAAGCAGAGGCCGGGCACCGAAGGCGCAGAGAAAGTCCCCatggagagagaagatgggtgGATGGAGGTCGAGCTAGGCGAGTTCTTCAATGGCGGAGTCGGCGTTGATCCTCATGAGGTGGTGAAGATGAGCTTCAAGGAGGTGAAGGGTTATCAGCTGAAGGGGGGGCTTGTCATCGAAGGCATTGAAGTGAGGCCTAAAAGAATTGTGTGA
- the LOC115751217 gene encoding F-box/LRR-repeat protein 3 — MASLESLTEDLLVRIYKGLASNADRKSWRLVCREFHRIDSLTRSSLRVLRVEFLQSLLANYPRLDTLDLSVCPRIDDGAISLVLSRNSPSVFRRVSPLLPPGRDSLSWTRGLRKLILSRSSGLGYHGLEQVIRACAYLESVDVSYCCGFGDREAAALSCGERLREVAMDKCLGVTDVGLAKIAVGCGRLEKVSLKWCMEISDLGVDLLCKKSVGLKFLDLSYLKVTNNSLRSIGSLPKLEVLALVGCSLIDDAGLQFLGDGCPLLRVIDMSRCNGISSSGLVSVVKGHEYLVHLNASCSLTECSSSLLHCFKDWKNLNTIKIDGARVSDSVLKTLSNCTALVEIGLGKCIGVTNLGLMHLVSGCVNLRVLDMTCCHSITDAAIFAISDSCRNLTCLKLESCNMITEKSLYYLGSFCLLLEEIDLTDCGSINDAGLEYLSNCLELSCLKLALCPAISDKGLGHIASKCRKIREIDLYRCTGIGDDAVAALSSSCKKLRRLNLSYCSDVTDRGMEYLGQLEELWDLEMRGLTNVTGAGLMALAAGCKRLADLDMKYCGNVDDSGFWALAYHSHNLRQINLGYCNISNMGLCMVLSNLTRLQDVKLVHLNKVTVEGFELALRSCWVRMKKVKLLAALRFKLSSDVREMLRARGCNIRWD; from the exons ATGGCGTCGCTCGAGAGCTTGACGGAGGACTTGCTCGTCCGAATCTACAAGGGCCTCGCCTCCAACGCCGATCGCAAGTCGTGGCGGCTCGTGTGCCGCGAATTCCACCGGATCGACTCCCTCACGCGCTCCTCCCTCCGGGTCCTGCGCGTCGAGTTCCTCCAGTCTCTCCTCGCCAACTACCCTCGCCTCGACACGCTGGACCTCTCCGTCTGTCCTCGGATTGACGACGGCGCCATCTCGCTGGTGTTGAGTCGGAACTCGCCGAGCGTGTTCCGGCGCGTCTCCCCTCTATTGCCTCCGGGTCGCGATTCGCTGAGCTGGACTCGGGGCCTGAGGAAGCTGATACTGAGTCGGTCCTCCGGGTTGGGGTACCACGGTCTGGAGCAGGTGATAAGGGCGTGCGCTTATCTGGAGAGCGTCGACGTGTCGTACTGTTGCGGGTTCGGGGACCGGGAGGCGGCGGCGCTGTCGTGCGGGGAGAGGCTGAGGGAAGTGGCGATGGACAAGTGCTTGGGAGTGACTGACGTTGGGTTGGCCAAGATCGCTGTGGGTTGTGGGAGGTTGGAGAAGGTGAGCTTGAAGTGGTGCATGGAGATTAGTGATTTAGGGGTGGATCTATTGTGCAAGAAGAGCGTGGGCTTGAAGTTCCTCGATTTGTCTTATCTTAAG GTTACAAACAATTCCCTGCGATCGATTGGATCTCTACCAAAGTTGGAAGTTTTGGCTTTGGTGGGTTGTTCTCTCATTGACGACGCTGGATTACAGTTCCTCGGGGATGGATGCCCTTTGTTGCGG GTCATTGACATGTCGAGGTGCAATGGCATCAGTTCTTCTGGTTTGGTCTCTGTTGTTAAAGGACATGAATATCTCGTGCATCTTAATGCAAGTTGCAGCTTGACG GAATGCTCTTCAAGCCTTCTCCACTGCTTCAAAGATTGGAAGAATCTGAATACCATTAAAATTGACGGGGCTCGAGTTTCAGACTCTGTTTTAAAAACCTTAAGCAATTGCACGGCATTGGTGGAAATTGGACTAGGCAAGTGCATAGGGGTGACAAACCTGGGGCTCATGCACCTCGTCTCTGGCTGTGTTAACTTGAGGGTCCTTGACATGACATGTTGCCATTCCATAACTGATGCAGCAATTTTTGCTATATCAGATTCTTGCCGCAACCTAACATGTCTGAAGTTAGAATCTTGCAATATGATCACTGAGAAGAGTCTCTATTACCTTGGATCATTTTGTTTGCTACTTGAGGAGATTGATCTTACTGATTGTGGCAGCATAAACGATGCAG GACTTGAATATCTTTCTAATTGTTTGGAACTTTCATGCTTAAAGCTGGCACTATGCCCAGCTATATCTGACAAAGGATTAGGTCATATTGCCTCTAAATGCAGGAAGATCCGTGAGATCGATCTTTACCG CTGTACTGGGATTGGAGACGATGCAGTAGCTGCTCTATCAAGCAGTTGCAAGAAGCTGAGGCGGCTCAATTTGTCATACTGCTCTGATGTTACAGACAGAGGGATGGAATATCTTGGCCAATTAGAAGAACTTTGGGACCTAGAGATGCGTGGGCTTACCAATGTGACTGGTGCTGGTTTGATGGCACTTGCAGCTGGATGCAAGAGACTGGCTGATTTAGACATGAAATACTGTGGAAATGTTGATGATTCTGGCTTCTGGGCACTTGCCTACCACTCACACAACTTGCGACAG ATAAACTTAGGCTACTGCAACATCTCTAACATGGGGCTGTGCATGGTGCTGAGCAACTTGACACGCCTGCAGGATGTGAAGTTGGTGCATCTCAACAAAGTGACAGTTGAAGGCTTTGAGCTTGCCCTTCGGTCGTGCTGGGTCAGGATGAAAAAGGTCAAGTTGCTTGCTGCTTTAAGATTCAAGCTTTCCTCAGATGTACGCGAGATGTTGCGTGCTAGAGGCTGCAACATAAGATGGGATTAG